In the genome of uncultured Methanobrevibacter sp., the window ATATAACCAACATCTATAATGGATTTTTCAAATCAGTAATATTGTCTGCAAGGTCATTTTACTTTAAAGATAAAGATTTCACCATAAACTAAATTTTCCATGATATTCTGATGAAAAAAGTCATGAATATTTCTACAGGCATTCAATCGATTTTTTAAGTATGGATGAGCAAATTAATGTATTGTCAGATAGAATCAAATTCATTGACTCAGACTCCATAAATATCATGAAAATGTTGAAAACAAATACAATGCCAAGCTGATTCAATTGATAGATTTGATATTTGATGGGGTAATCAGATTTTATTTCAAACTTCCAGTAGTGAAAATAGAAATAATGTTGCAGGCGATTTTTATCCTCTTTTTAAGGAAATGTGGTTAAAACCATATGATTATAGGAATCAGTATAATTATTTTCAAAGCCAGCTGGTACAAATATTTCCCAAAACAATTATTAAATCACAATTTGACTTGAAGGGGGTGCTTAGATGGGATAGTAATCAGTTTCATAGGATATTAAAATTTCAGATCCTCGAAATTTGATTAAAATAACAACATTGGATAAGTGGTTTTGATTTGTTTTATTAATGTATTGTATTTAATGTTTTAAAATAGAGGTTCTACAAGATTGATTGTATAAAACATTGGATTCTTAGTAAATATTTGAATTTTAATAATAATTATTAACCTATTTCCATGATAATAATGATGAGCAAATATTTAGTTAAAATTCTAATTCATGTAGATTTTCATGGCATGTTTTACAAATAGATTTTAGATTATCTGACCTATATTGTAGCTCTAAAAAATCTTTAATAGATTTTGCATGATGTAAAGTCAAGTTTGTTGTTGTACCACAAATTATGCAACTATTATTTTTTCTTTTCTTTCTAAAAACATCTTTTTTATAGTATAAGTGTTATAGTTTTTAGTTGCTTCTAATATTAAAGGAACTACATTTTCAGGCACTCCATTATAAAGCAAAAAGTAAATAACATTTTTTCGCCATTCTCTGCAGTTCTTCTTCGAATTTATTTTCTCTCTGTTCATTGTTGAGAATATGATATGTTTTCTTTGTTTGTTTTTCAGATGTGGTGTTGTAATATCCCATTTTTTTTTACTCTCCTTAAGTTTTAATATTCGCCCATCATCTATCCTTTATTGAATTTCATTAATTAGTTTTTAATATTATTTATCAAATGCTTACTTAATCTTTAAATATTATTCAAAAACATAATATATTTGACAAAAAAATTACCTTAAATTTTAAAATAACTCTCTGGAGGATATAATGGAAGAATATCGTATTTTTATCGGATCACCAAGTGATGTTCAAGAAGAACGAAAGACAATAGAAGAAATAATTGATGAAATGAACGGGTATTATGAACATTTGAATGTACCGAAATTGAAATTAATTAGTTTAAAAACTGATGTTCGCTCAAAAATTGGAAACTTTGAAGGACAATCAGTAATTGATAAACAAATAGATGATAAGTATAATGTATTTATTGGGATATTATGGAAAAAATTCGGAACAAAAACTGAAAATTATGATTCTGGAACAGAACAGGAATTTTATAATGCTTTTGAAAAATACGAAAAAGACCCTAAATCTATGGAGATTATGTTTTATTTCTGTGAAAGAAATTCTGATTTTAATGAGATTGATGGTGAACAATTGGCATTGGTCCAAAATTTTAGAAAAAACCTTGGTGATAAAGGATTATATAAAACTTATTCTTCAATTGAAGATTTCAAAGAAATGATTAAAAATGATTTAATACTTTTAATCACAGAACGGAACATCGATTTTGAGGATTCCTCTGATGAAGATGAACTTGAAGTAAATGATGGATTAATTGATTTATTGGAAGATTTTAATAGCAGTTTCAATAAATCGATTTTAGAAATGGGATATTTGACTGATGATATTTATGAAACTGAAAGGGACCTCAAAGAACTAACTGATAAGAACAATAATAATCAAAACATTGATGTAATGAAAAAATATTTTAATTCAGTTGCAGTTCCAATTAATGAATTTTCAGATAAAGTTGATTCACGAGGTACAATTATTGTAGATAATTTAAATGAAGGAATTGGATATTTTAATTCATTAGTTGATATTCATGGGGAGTTTATTTTAAATAATGACCAAATTGATTCCACAATAGATTCTATGGGAAACTGTTATGATTCTATTG includes:
- a CDS encoding HNH endonuclease; translated protein: MTLHHAKSIKDFLELQYRSDNLKSICKTCHENLHELEF
- a CDS encoding DUF4062 domain-containing protein, yielding MEEYRIFIGSPSDVQEERKTIEEIIDEMNGYYEHLNVPKLKLISLKTDVRSKIGNFEGQSVIDKQIDDKYNVFIGILWKKFGTKTENYDSGTEQEFYNAFEKYEKDPKSMEIMFYFCERNSDFNEIDGEQLALVQNFRKNLGDKGLYKTYSSIEDFKEMIKNDLILLITERNIDFEDSSDEDELEVNDGLIDLLEDFNSSFNKSILEMGYLTDDIYETERDLKELTDKNNNNQNIDVMKKYFNSVAVPINEFSDKVDSRGTIIVDNLNEGIGYFNSLVDIHGEFILNNDQIDSTIDSMGNCYDSIEELNNAINDLLKIVNGLQPITTIFSRSKKGLEKSLNTFLRRLIAIQKVIKESKSKLLEFKK